Proteins encoded within one genomic window of Hevea brasiliensis isolate MT/VB/25A 57/8 chromosome 8, ASM3005281v1, whole genome shotgun sequence:
- the LOC131182496 gene encoding chitin elicitor receptor kinase 1-like, with protein MCLQFNDALNHPDTREICISTLVDPRLGDNYPFDVVLEMARLARACTRDDPESRPSMTSVLYSLMTLSSLTEDWQKKF; from the exons ATGTGTTTGCAGTTTAATGATGCTCTTAATCATCCTGATACTAGGGAAATCTGCATTAGCACATTGGTTGATCCAAGGCTTGGAGATAACTATCCATTTGATGTAGTTCTCGAG ATGGCTCGACTTGCCCGGGCATGCACACGTGACGATCCGGAATCACGTCCGAGTATGACATCTGTTTTGTACTCCTTAATGACTCTTTCATCCCTAACAGAGGATTGGCAAaagaaattttag